The region CCCTGGGCAGAGCACACGATGCGGACCGCCTCACGCGCGTGGACCGCCGCCATTCCCGCGTCCATCCGTATCCGTGCCCGCGCGTCGTAATCGGGGAACACCCCGGCCCGCGCGGCCTCGTCGATGTCGGCGGCCGCGCGGAAGGCGTGCAGTTGGGCGGAGTCGGCGAGCGACGCCGCCTTCGCGGCGGCGAGTTGGATGGTGGGTGCCTCGGCCTGAGAGGCGTAGCTCGTCAAGGTCAGAGCTCGCCGCGGGGCCTTCTCCAGCAGGAGATCGACAGCGGCGGCGGCCAGCCCGAGCTGGGGCCCGGTCAACACGAGCGCGGCGGTCGGCACGAACGGTGCCCGGTAGAGCGCCTCGTCGGTGAAGGGTGTGGCGTAGCGGCCCTCGACGGCGTCGGGGACGGAGTGGAAGCGGTGTGCGGGCACGAAGAGGTCCTCGCCGACGAGCGTGTTCGACGCGGTCCCGCGCATGCCCGCCACGAACCAGGTGTCCTCGATGGTCAGCTCCGACATCGGCGCCAACACGATGCCGACGGCGTCCGATGTGCCCTCGGCGTCCGGCCGGGTGACCCCGAGGACCGCCCAGTCGGCGTGGGCGCACCCGGAGGCGGGGGCCCAGCGCCCGCTCACCCGGTACCCGCCCTCGACCACGCGCGCGGTGCCCGAGGGGGTCACGACACCGGCGACTCGGGCGTGGGGAGTGTGGGCCCAGACGTCGTCCTGGGCCCGGGCCGGGAAGAGCCCGACGAACCACGCACTGGCGTTGAGCAGGGAGGTCAGCCAGGAGGTGGAGCCACAGGCCCGCCCGACCTCGCGGCTGACCTCCAGCAGGGTGCGGTAGTCGGTCTGCAGACCGCCGTAGCGGGCGGGTTGCATCAGCGAGAGCAGGCCGGCCTCGGCCAGGGCGCCGATGTTCTCGGCGGGGACCATGCGCTCGCGGTCGGTCCGATCGGCGCCCGCGGCGATCAGCGGTCGCAGGGTGGCGGCGCGCTCGACGAGCTCGGACCGCAGGGCGCGCGCGGTGTCGGTGGTGCGGGGAACGTCCAGGGTGATGGTCATCGTCGTCATTTCGGTGTCGGGGATCAGGCGGGTACGGGTCGTACGGGTGGGACGGGTCGGACGGGTCGGACGGCTCAGCTCGCGACGGCGAGAGGGGTGTGGGTGCCGAAGACCCGGCGTGCGTAGGTCAGCGGGGCCGCAGGGGTCGGCTCGGCCTCCTCGACGCCGACGACGAGCAGGATGTGGTCACCGCCGTCCACGTGGCGTTCGACGCGTCCCGCCGTCCAGCCGGCGGACTCGGGCAGGTAGGGCAGTCCGGCGCGGAGGGTCCAGGTGACGCCGTCGAACTTCGAGCCCGAACCCCTCCGGCGGGCGAATGCCGACGCCAGTTCCCGCTGGTGGGCGCCGAGGATGTTCACTCCCACCCGGTCCCCCGGCTGGAGGTGGGGCAGCAGCCGCGAGGAGCGGTCCAGGGCGAAGCTCACGAGCGGAGGGTCGAGTGAGAGCGAGGCAAGGCTCGAGACGGTGGTGCCGCGCGGTCGTCCGTCGGCGGTCGTCGCCGTCACCACGGTGACCGGCGAGCACACCCCGCTCATCAGCTCGACGAAGGTCTCTCGGTTGATCATCGTGCGCCTCCCGTAGGTGTATGGGTTCGTCTGTCGGGATGCGTGGTGTTGTGTGGCCCCGCGTCCGACATCACACAGTGAACTCCGGCTGCCGGGGCGGGCGCTTGGTCTGTCGGCTCAGGATTCCGGCCGCCTGTTGAGCTGCCACACCTGTTTGTTGGTCTGCCACACCGGTCGGTTGGTCTGCCACACCGGTCTGTTGGTCTGGCGCACGGGTCCGTTGGTCCGCCGCACCGGTCCGGACTGCGACCGGCACTCCGGGCTCACCGCTCATTCACGTCGCGGGGCAGGAGGACCGCGTCCCCCAGTTCCTCGGTGAGCGCCAGCGCCGTGTGGAGGGCGAAGCGGCGGTCGTCCAGGCCGTGTCCCAGCACCTCCTGGGCCCGCTTCACGCGGTAGGTCACGGTCCCCCTGGCCACGTGCAGGCGTCGGGCGACATCCGCGAGGCTGCGCTCGGCGCCGATGTAGTGGTACAGCGTGGTCCGCAGCGCCTCCATCGACGCGCTGCGGGCTGCGAGCCCGCCGAGTTCACGTCGTACGAAGTCACCGGCCGCGTCGAGATCGGTGGCCAACAGCGCGATGGCGGCCACGTCGGCGTAGGCGGTCGCATGCCTCGGCACCCGCCCGGCCTCGCGCCGCAGTCGCTCGACCCGCTCCCCGCGCCGGGCCTCGCGGTGGGAGCGACGGAAGCCCTCGACGCCGCCGCCCGGGGTCCCGAAGGCCGCCTGCGTCCGCTGCCGGGCCAGCGCCTCCGCGATGGTCTCCCACGAACCGGTCCGGCGCGTACCGTCCGAAGTCACCGTGCCGTCCGAAGGCACCGTGCCCCACGCCCACAACCGCCCCGAGGCCACGGGGACGACCAGCGTCGTGGTGGCGCCCCGGGCCCGGAGCGCCTCGGTGGCCACCGCCTGCAGCGTGGAGCTGCCGTTCGGCACGTCCGACCACACCACCACCGCCTCGTGGGTCCGGCGCAGGTCGTAGCCGAGGGCACGCGACGCCTCACCGACATCCGTGGCCGTGGCCGTGGCATCACTCAGCAGGGAACGCACGATGTCGGCCCGTGCCGCGGCCGCGCTGGTGCTCCACACCTCGTGCTCCACGAGGTAGGCGCGGATCATGGTGTCGGAGAGGTCGTCGACGTAGGAGAACAGCTCGCGGGAGATCGCCGTGACCTCATCGACCGCCGCCTCCGGGTCGACCAGCTCGGCACAGGCCCGCAGGAACGCCTCGGTCGTCGCCGCATGCCCGATCCGGACGCCGTGCAACACCCGCTCGAGCGGTACGGCCCGGTGAACGAACTCGTGGATGCCCTCCAGGATCGCGTCATCGGTGGGCGGGGCCACTGCCGGGCCGTCCACCAGAGTGAACAGCGCCCGCAGAGTAGTCGCTTCATTGCCTCGGCGGAGCAGCTCGACCGCGGCCGGACTACCGCCGAGGTCCGGCACCTCGCCGACGATCCGCCGCACGACCACGGAGTTCAGCTCGATCACCCAGCGCACCGGGTCCGCGCCGACGCGCGCGACGGCGTCCTCGACGATCGGGCGCGGGCTCGCCGCTCGGTCCAGGTCGACCGCACCCCGCGGGCCCAGCCGCGCGATCCAGGCCCGTCCCGGCCGCCGCCCACCGGTCTCGGTCACACTGTCTCCCTCGGGCTACGGCGCCGCGACGGAATCATCGATCCCGGTCGCGGTGATCGGATGATGTGACGCCATACTCGGTCCAAGGCGAGGGACTGATCAACCGCCGGTCG is a window of Streptomyces violaceusniger Tu 4113 DNA encoding:
- a CDS encoding flavin reductase family protein, with amino-acid sequence MINRETFVELMSGVCSPVTVVTATTADGRPRGTTVSSLASLSLDPPLVSFALDRSSRLLPHLQPGDRVGVNILGAHQRELASAFARRRGSGSKFDGVTWTLRAGLPYLPESAGWTAGRVERHVDGGDHILLVVGVEEAEPTPAAPLTYARRVFGTHTPLAVAS
- a CDS encoding PucR family transcriptional regulator, which gives rise to MTETGGRRPGRAWIARLGPRGAVDLDRAASPRPIVEDAVARVGADPVRWVIELNSVVVRRIVGEVPDLGGSPAAVELLRRGNEATTLRALFTLVDGPAVAPPTDDAILEGIHEFVHRAVPLERVLHGVRIGHAATTEAFLRACAELVDPEAAVDEVTAISRELFSYVDDLSDTMIRAYLVEHEVWSTSAAAARADIVRSLLSDATATATDVGEASRALGYDLRRTHEAVVVWSDVPNGSSTLQAVATEALRARGATTTLVVPVASGRLWAWGTVPSDGTVTSDGTRRTGSWETIAEALARQRTQAAFGTPGGGVEGFRRSHREARRGERVERLRREAGRVPRHATAYADVAAIALLATDLDAAGDFVRRELGGLAARSASMEALRTTLYHYIGAERSLADVARRLHVARGTVTYRVKRAQEVLGHGLDDRRFALHTALALTEELGDAVLLPRDVNER
- a CDS encoding acyl-CoA dehydrogenase family protein — translated: MTITLDVPRTTDTARALRSELVERAATLRPLIAAGADRTDRERMVPAENIGALAEAGLLSLMQPARYGGLQTDYRTLLEVSREVGRACGSTSWLTSLLNASAWFVGLFPARAQDDVWAHTPHARVAGVVTPSGTARVVEGGYRVSGRWAPASGCAHADWAVLGVTRPDAEGTSDAVGIVLAPMSELTIEDTWFVAGMRGTASNTLVGEDLFVPAHRFHSVPDAVEGRYATPFTDEALYRAPFVPTAALVLTGPQLGLAAAAVDLLLEKAPRRALTLTSYASQAEAPTIQLAAAKAASLADSAQLHAFRAAADIDEAARAGVFPDYDARARIRMDAGMAAVHAREAVRIVCSAQGASSFGESNPLQRIWRDIETGSRHAVLNPEVAAEIYGKSLFGIRGTVSVMV